A region from the Geobacillus vulcani PSS1 genome encodes:
- a CDS encoding TIGR04086 family membrane protein: MSRLGSALVYGIATVFMLAALVSFIFSLLLKWTDIHESSLTWIIFAASVVSLFIGGVVAGGKNQEKGWLAGGLTGLLFTAIIFSFQFLGMEKSFTVEQWLYHLVFFAAASLGGIVGVNLSSSRHERT, from the coding sequence GTGTCACGGCTTGGCAGCGCACTGGTGTATGGAATCGCTACAGTTTTTATGTTGGCGGCGCTCGTCAGCTTCATTTTTTCGTTGTTGCTGAAATGGACGGACATTCACGAATCGTCGCTCACCTGGATCATATTTGCCGCCTCAGTCGTCTCGCTGTTTATCGGCGGTGTCGTCGCCGGCGGAAAAAACCAAGAAAAAGGATGGCTCGCTGGCGGTCTGACCGGCCTCTTATTTACGGCGATCATCTTTTCATTTCAATTTCTTGGCATGGAAAAATCGTTTACCGTCGAACAATGGCTGTACCACCTTGTCTTTTTCGCCGCCGCTTCCTTGGGCGGCATCGTCGGGGTCAATTTGTCATCGTCGCGCCATGAACGGACGTAA
- the spoVB gene encoding stage V sporulation protein B translates to MSKFLQGTVILIAAGFVTKILGFINRIVIARMIGDEGVGLYMMAVPTLVLAITATQIGLPVAISKLVAEAEAAGDRQRVKKILVVSLATTGALSVVLLPMLIAAAPWLSRTMFTDPRTYYPLLAIAPVVPIVAISSVLRGYFQGRQQMKPYAYSLLLEQIVRISLIALCTRPLLPYGVEYAAAGAMASSVLGELASLLYLLFLFKVKKSIPLRTKFFHYVQAGKETFVRLMRIALPTTGGRLIGSLSWFFEPIVVANSLALAGVAASTATKQYGQLVGYALPLLTLPSFITYALSTALVPAISEAMAQNKLLLVEYRITQAMRLSLVTGGFSTVILYLFAEPLMRWMYGTEEAAIFIQVMAPFFLLYYFQGPLQAILQGLDLANAAMTNSLIGAMVKLACIFVLASRPSLGIMGAALATAVSTVLVTLLHFATVVKAVSFSIDGREYIKALGAIIAAGAVGYALFRHPLLAVPAPFWTLLAMAATAALYAACLILFRLIRREELVYLPGLHWLAGKNKRK, encoded by the coding sequence ATGTCTAAATTTTTACAAGGTACGGTCATTTTAATCGCTGCTGGTTTTGTTACGAAAATCCTCGGCTTTATCAACCGAATTGTCATCGCCCGCATGATCGGCGATGAAGGAGTTGGGCTGTACATGATGGCCGTGCCAACGCTCGTTTTGGCCATTACCGCGACGCAGATCGGTCTGCCGGTCGCCATTTCGAAACTCGTCGCCGAAGCGGAGGCAGCCGGCGATCGGCAACGAGTGAAAAAGATTCTCGTCGTGTCGCTGGCTACCACGGGCGCGTTAAGCGTCGTGCTCCTGCCGATGCTCATCGCCGCCGCGCCGTGGCTTTCGCGGACGATGTTTACCGACCCGCGCACGTACTATCCGCTCCTTGCCATCGCTCCGGTCGTGCCGATCGTCGCCATCTCTTCGGTGCTGCGCGGCTACTTTCAAGGGCGTCAGCAAATGAAACCGTACGCCTATTCGCTCTTGTTGGAACAAATCGTCCGCATCAGCTTGATCGCCTTATGCACACGGCCGCTTTTGCCGTATGGCGTGGAGTATGCCGCCGCCGGCGCCATGGCATCTTCCGTTCTCGGCGAGTTGGCATCGTTACTGTATTTGCTGTTTTTATTTAAGGTGAAAAAATCGATTCCCCTGCGGACAAAGTTTTTTCACTACGTCCAAGCCGGCAAAGAAACGTTCGTCCGCCTCATGCGCATTGCCTTGCCGACGACCGGCGGTCGTTTGATCGGCTCGCTTTCTTGGTTTTTTGAGCCAATCGTCGTCGCCAACAGCTTGGCGTTGGCCGGCGTCGCCGCCTCCACTGCCACGAAGCAATACGGACAGCTTGTCGGCTACGCGCTGCCGTTATTGACGTTGCCATCGTTTATTACGTACGCGCTCTCGACTGCACTTGTGCCGGCCATCAGCGAAGCGATGGCACAAAATAAGCTGCTTTTGGTCGAATACCGGATCACCCAGGCGATGCGCTTGTCGCTTGTCACCGGCGGTTTTTCCACTGTTATTCTCTACTTGTTCGCCGAACCGCTTATGCGCTGGATGTACGGCACAGAGGAAGCGGCGATCTTCATCCAAGTCATGGCGCCGTTTTTCTTGCTTTACTATTTCCAAGGCCCGCTGCAAGCTATTTTGCAAGGGCTCGACTTAGCAAACGCCGCCATGACGAACAGCTTGATCGGAGCGATGGTGAAGCTCGCGTGCATCTTCGTCCTTGCTTCCCGTCCAAGTTTGGGCATTATGGGGGCGGCGCTGGCGACTGCAGTCAGCACCGTTCTTGTGACACTGCTTCACTTTGCCACGGTCGTCAAGGCAGTGTCGTTTTCCATCGATGGGCGCGAGTACATCAAAGCGCTTGGCGCCATCATCGCCGCTGGCGCAGTCGGCTATGCGCTCTTCCGCCATCCGCTTTTGGCCGTGCCCGCACCATTTTGGACGCTGCTTGCCATGGCCGCGACAGCCGCCCTATATGCCGCCTGCCTCATTCTGTTCCGGCTCATCCGGCGCGAAGAGCTCGTCTACCTTCCGGGGCTGCACTGGCTGGCCGGCAAAAACAAGCGAAAATAA
- a CDS encoding post-transcriptional regulator — protein MDENRKLREQLMPALECKYDEFRLLGYTQVTMDGLWECLCSRKWKHRPAEKRLHELVSDIFSLSPGEYMTFLTMRSYKQQAAGDDELEWVLKELL, from the coding sequence ATGGATGAAAACCGAAAGCTGCGCGAACAACTCATGCCAGCACTTGAGTGCAAGTATGACGAGTTTCGTCTGCTCGGCTATACACAAGTGACGATGGATGGACTGTGGGAATGCTTATGTTCTCGCAAGTGGAAACATCGGCCGGCGGAAAAGAGGCTGCATGAGTTGGTCAGCGACATTTTCTCTCTTTCGCCGGGCGAGTATATGACATTTTTGACGATGCGTTCGTATAAACAACAGGCGGCCGGCGATGATGAGCTGGAGTGGGTTTTAAAGGAATTGTTATAG